A window from Solanum stenotomum isolate F172 chromosome 5, ASM1918654v1, whole genome shotgun sequence encodes these proteins:
- the LOC125865011 gene encoding uncharacterized protein LOC125865011, translating to MAAAGFFSNTKYSDSLTLVGISICTAIVCEAISYLLIYRTTSYKSLKSTIDKASKKLETMKTQEPVPSVLTKKSKTKKIDRVETSLKESTRDLSLFKFKSGFVVAVVLFMVFGFLNSLFEGKVVAKLPFIPFRLVQKMSHRGLPGDDMTDCSMAFLYFLCSISIRTNLQKFLGFSPPRGSAGAGLFPMPDPKTN from the coding sequence ATGGCGGCGGCGGGATTTTTCTCAAATACCAAATACTCCGACAGCTTAACACTCGTCGGAATTTCAATCTGCACAGCTATAGTATGTGAAGCAATTTCATATCTCCTCATATACCGCACTACTTCATACAAATCCCTCAAATCTACAATCGATAAAGCTTCAAAAAAGCTCGAAACTATGAAGACTCAGGAACCGGTTCCGTCTGTACTCACTAAGAAGtcgaaaacaaagaaaattgatcGGGTCGAAACTTCCTTGAAGGAGTCAACCCGGGATCTCTcccttttcaaattcaaatccgGATTCGTCGTCGCCGTTGTGTTGTTTATGGTTTTCGGGTTTCTTAACAGTCTTTTTGAAGGGAAAGTTGTTGCTAAATTGCCGTTTATACCCTTTCGTCTTGTTCAGAAGATGAGTCATAGAGGGTTACCGGGTGATGACATGACGGATTGTTCAATGGCGTTTTTGTACTTCCTTTGTTCGATTAGTATCAGGACGAATCTTCAGAAGTTCTTAGGGTTTTCGCCTCCTCGTGGATCTGCTGGAGCTGGGTTATTCCCAATGCCTGATCCAAAGACCAATTGA